Part of the Streptomyces sp. WMMC500 genome is shown below.
GTCGTGCCGGGCGCGCCCGGTGCGGACGGCGGCAAGGCGAAGGACTGGGCCTCCGCCACCGACCCCGACACCGGCGAAACCGAGTCGGCGGGCGGCACGCTCACGCTGCCGGCCGCCCCGATGGCCCTGCTGCGCGGGTCCGCGCTGGAGGAGGTGCTGGCGGAGGAGGCCGGTGCGCTGGAAGGGGTGGAACGGGCCCGGGTGACGCTCACGGGCCGGCGCACGGCGCCGCGCGCCGGCTTCGGCGTCCTGCTGGGCCCCGGCGCGCATCCCGCGGCGGCCGTGGACCACATCGAGGAGCGGGCGCTGGCCCCGGCCCGCGCGTCCGTGGGGCTCGCGCGGCTGCCCGCGGAGATCCGGTTCCGGGCGGCCAAGCACCGGCCGGAGCGCGTCTCGTGACGGCGCGGGCGGGCGCGGGCCCGTAGGTCTTATCCGTGGCCGTGGCCGTGGCCGTGGCCGACCGCGGCGGTCGCGCGGTGCGCGCGGCTCGTACCGGCGGTACGGCCCGTACGGCGCACGCGCGGCCGGCCCGGGGACCGGGCGCCGCCCGTCGCGCCCGGGGGTAACCGGCGTCCGCGGCCGGCGTCCGTCGTCGCTCGTGCTCTCCGGAAGGCCATCGGCTCAGATGCTCCGCCGCATGCCGCCGTCGATCGGCAGCATGATCCCGGTCAGGTACGAGGCCGCCGGCGACAGCAGGAACGCCGCCGTGCGGCCGAACTCCTCCGGGGTGCCGTAGCGGCCGAGCGGGATCTTCGCCTCCATCCGGGCGCGGGCCGCCTCCGCGTCGCCGGACAGCGCGTCCAGCTCGCGGGCCCGGTCGGTGTCGATCCGCGCCGGCAGCAGCCCCACGACCCGCACGCCGCGCGGCCCGAGGTCGTCGGCGAGCGACTTGGCGTATCCGGCGAGCCCGGGGCGCAGTCCGTTGGAGATGGTCAGCCCGGGAATCGGCTCGTGGACGGAGCCGGAGAGCACGAAGCCGATGACCCCGCCCTCCGCCAGCTCGCCCGCGGCCGTCCTGGCCATCCGCATCGCGCCGAGGAAGACGGAGCCGAACGCCGTCTCCCACTCGGCGTCGGTGTTGGCGGTGGCGTTGCCCGCCGGCGGGCCGCCGACGCTGATGAGCACGCCGTCGAAGCGGCCGAAGCGCTCCCGGGCGGCGGCGATGAGCCGGTCCGGGGTGCCCGGGTCCGCGTTGTCGGCGGCGACGCCGACGGCCGACCCGCCGAGCGCGGCGGTGGCGTTCGCCACGCGGTCCTTGTCGCGGCCGCTGATCACCACCTTCGCGCCCTCGGCGAGCAGTTGCTCGGCGACGGCGAGACCGAGGCCGCGCGAGCCCCCGGTCACGACGTACGCGCGGTCGTTGAGTCCAAGATCCATGGGGGTCAGTCTGCCGCCATCTACTCGGCGGGCGCCAGGGATGGGGCACGGTCGTCGTCCGCGGCGGGCCGCGCCGGGGCGGCGGCGGTCTCCCCGGCCCCGCCCGCCGCCGTCGCGCCCGGTGCCTGCCCCTCCGCCGCGGGATCGTCCGGCCCGGGCCCGTCCCGCGTGGACGAGTCCTCCGCCGGCTCGTCATGCGCCGCCTTCGCCGCCACCTCCTCGCGGTCGCGGCGCTCGCGGCGTACCAGAACCCACCAGCCGAACGGCACCGCCGCCGCGAAGATCCACCACTGGATCGCGTACGCGATGTGCACCCCGATGCTGCTGTGGTCCGGCTCGGCGACCGGCTCCGGCTGCCTGCCCGCGGGCCGCGGCGAGGTCCCGACCAGCTCGACGAAGCCGCAGAGCACCGGCCCCGGCAGGCCGTCCGCGGCCTGGTCGGCGCTGTTGATCAGCATCACCTGGCGGTCCGGCAGGCCCGCCTTGTCGCGGATGCCGCTGCCGGTCGTCTCGTCGGGGCGCAGCCGGCCGGTGACGGTGACCTCGCCGGCCGGCGGGGGCGGCACCTCGGGGAAGGTGGTGAGGTCGGCGCCGGCGGGCACCCAGCCCCGGTTGACGAGGACCGCGGAGCCGTCGGCGAGGCGGAGCGGGGTGACGACGAAGTAGCCCTGCTTGTCGTCGGCGCCGAGCCGCTGCCGTACGACGACCTCCCGCTTCGGCTCGTACGCGCCGGTGGCGGTGACCGTGCGCCAGGTGTCCGCGCGCGGCACCGGGCGCCCCTCGCGCGTCAGCCGGTCCACCGGGACCGGCTTCGCCGTGAGGTTCCGGGCGACGAGGTCGTTGCGGGCGACCCGGTCCTGGTGGCGGTGCAACTGCCAGAAGCCGAGCTGGATCATCACGGGGATGAGCAGGACGGCCACCAGGGTGACGATCACCCACTGCCGGGACAACAGGAAGCGGTACACCCCTCGACCGTACTCCCCGGTGTGCCGCCGCCCGACGGGACCCCGGCCGGGGCCGCTACCCCGCCCCGCCGTCCGCCGCAGGCCGGGTGTCCGCCGGCTCGACGTCCCGCATGAGATGGAGGAAGGCCGCCTCGTCGATCACCGGGGTGCCGTGCGCCGCCGCCCGCGTCACCTTGCTCGTCGGCGCGCCCGGGTCGTTGGTGACGAGGACGCTCGTGTAGCGCGAGACGCTGGCCGCGACGTGCAGCCCGGCCTCGACCGCCCGGTCCTCCAGCAGGCTGCGGTCCACCGACGTGTCGCCGGAGAACGCCACGCGCATGCCCTGCCTGAGCCGGCCGCCGCGCACGTACCGCCCCGGGTTGGGGTACGGGGACGGGGGCAGCCGGCGGTTCGGCCGCCAGGTGCGCCACTGGTACGCGCCGTGCCCGCCCGGCGAGCGCGTGCCGCCGGAGCCGCCGGCGGCCCCGGCCGGCGCCTGCTCCGCCCACTCGGTCAGCGGCTGGCAGGCCAGCAGCGGCAGCCGGGCGCCGGCCTCGGCGGCCTGCCGCAGGCTGGGGCGGAAGATCTCGGCGAGGACGCGGGCGTCGTCCTCGGCGTCGTGGGCCCTGCGCTGGGCGACGCCGAAGTGGGCCGCGAGCGACGCCAGCCGGGCGTTGGGCAGCGGCAGCCGCAGTTGCCGGGCGAGTGCGATGGTGCACAGCCGCCGGCGCACCGGGGCCGTGAGCCCGGCGCGCGCGTACTCGCGGGCGATCATCATCCAGTCGAAGACCGCGTTGTGCGCGACGAGCACCCGGCCCTCCAGCCGCGCCGTGAACTCCTCGGCGATCTCCGGGAAGAGCGGTGCGTCGGCGAGCATCTCGCGGGTGAGGCCGTGGATCCACACGGGACCGGGGTCGCGACGCGGGTTGACCAGCGTGTACCAACTGTCCTCGACCGTGCCGCGGGCGTCGAGCCGGTAGACGGCGGCGGAGACGATGCGGTCGTCGGAGCGCAGGCCGGTGGTCTCGACGTCGACGACGGCGTACGCCTCCGGGTAGTCGGCGGGCCAGCGGTCGGCGGGGGCGCCGGGCGCGGGGATGCCGGGGGCGGGGATGGCCTGGTGCCGTTCGACCGGATCGGTGCCCGGAAGGGGCTGCTGCTGCGCGACTTGACGGGGACTCAGGGGCGCCGCGCGGTCTTCGAGCATGGGTTCAGAGCATAGAGGCTGCCACCGACACCGCCGCGCGTCCGGGTGCCGCCGGGGGCCGTCCGGGGGCCGCCGAGGGGCCGTCCGCGGTCAGCCGGAGGGCTGCCCTGCCGCCGGTCCGCGCGGGGTGACCAGCCCCGTTTCGTAGGCGATGACCACGAGTTGGGCCCTGTCCCGGGCGCCGAGTTTCGTCATCGCCCGGCTGACGTGCGTCTTTGCGGTGATCGGACTGATGTGCAGCCGGGCGGCGATCTCCTCGTTGCTGAGACCCCCGCCGACGAGGGTGACGACCTCGCGCTCGCGCCGGGTGAGGTCGCGCAGCGCGTCGTCCGCGTCGGGCGCGCCGCCCGCGGGGCGGGAGACGTACTCCTGGATCAGCTTGCGCGTGAGCGCGGGGGAGAGCAGCGCGTCGCCGCGGGCGGCGACCCGTACGCCGTGGAGCAGGTCCTCCGGCTCCATGTCCTTGACGAGGAACCCGGCGGCACCGGCGCGCAGCGCGCCCCAGACGTACTCGTCCACGCCGTAGTTGGTGAGGATCACGACGTGCACGCCGGCGAGTTCGGGGTCGGCGGCGATCCTGCGGGTCGCCTCGATGCCGTCGAGCACCGGCATCTGCACGTCGACCAGCGCCACGTCCGGCCGGTGCCGCGCCGCCAGCCGGGCGCCCTCGGCGCCGTCGGAGGCCTCGCCGACCACCTCGATGTCGTCCTCGGCGTCGAGCAGCGCCCGGAACCCGCCCCGGATGAGGGCCTGGTCGTCCACGAGCAGCACCCGGATCACGGGGCCGCCTTCGCCGCGGGCCCGGCGGGCTGCCGCACCGGGAGTTCGGCACGTACCCGGAAGCCGCCCTCCGGCCGCGGCGCGGCGTGCAGTTCGCCGCCGAGCGCGGTGACGCGCTCGCGCATCCCCGTCAGACCGATGCCCGGCTCCGGCGGCGCGGCCGGGTCGGCGGCGCCGTCGTCGTCGACCTGGACGACGACCCTGTCCGGCGCGTACGACACCTGCACACCCACCGCCGCCGCGGGGCCCGCGTGCCGCGCGGCGTTCGTCAGCGACTCCTGCACGATCCGGTACGCCGCCCGGTCCACCTCCGCAGGCAGCACCGGCCGCTCGCCCGCGACGGCCACCGTCGCCGGCACCCCCGCGCCCCGGGCCCGCTCCACCAGTTCCGGCAGCCGCTCCAGGCCGACGCCCTCGGCGCCGCCGTCCGTGCTGCGCAGGACGTGCAGCGTGGCGCGCAGCTCGCGCGCGGCGTCGCCGCTGGCCTCCTGGATGGCCAGCAGCGCCGGCGGGGGCTCCGCGCCGCGCTTCCTCGACAGGTGCACGGCCACCCCCGCCTGCACCTTGATCACGGAGATGCTGTGCGTGAGGGTGTCGTGCAGCTCGCGGGCGATGCGCAGCCGCTCCTCGTCGGCGCTGCGCTGCGCGTTCTCCGCGGCCCGCTCCTCGGCCTGGGCGAGCATCGCCTCGTGCTGGATGCGCATCGCGGCGGCCATGGCGCACGCCACCACCCAGCCGAAGCTCAGGAACCGTTTCTCCAGCGCCGCGCGCAGCGCCTCGTCGCTCAGCGGGAGCAGCGGCAGCGAGCCGAGGCTGACCGCGAGGGAGGCGAGGGCGACGACCGCGAAGAAGGCGCGGTGCCCGCCGCGGATGCAGCGGTAGACGGCGACCAGCAGCGGCAGCACCGGGCTGCCGTCGGGATAGCCGCGGAGCTGGTAGGCGACCATGGCCACCGCCGTGACCACCAGCACCGCCCGCGGGAAGCGGTGCCGGGCCACCAGCGCCGCGCTGCCCGCCGTGCCGAGCACCCAGGCGAGCGCGTCGAGCCCGGTGCGCCCCTCCGGCGCGAGCAGCATCGTGCCCACGCAGCCGAGCGCCACGACGGCGGCGAAGCCCGCGTCCCTGGCATACGCGCGGGCACCCCGCGCCGTCTTCCGCCCGTCCTCGATCGCGGTCGCGAGGTAGCGGAACACCGTGTGCTCGCTGTTCGCGTCCGTCTGCGCTGCCGCCGTCATGCCCTGCACCGTAGCCAATCGGCGCCGGTCAGGCGTCCTCCGGGAGGTGCAGCGGGCGCTGCTACGCAGGTTGCAGGCGGCGGGCCCGTACACCCCCGACGGCAGCGCGGGAGCCGCTCGACGGACGATGACGAGCCGCGGCCCGGGGGCGGATCGTGGAGGCCGACGGCAGCCGGCCGCCAGACGGCCGGCACGGGGACGGCGGACGGGAGACCCACCATGCCCTTTCACGGAGCTGACGGAGACCAGCGCGTACGGATCCCGCAGCCGGCGGCGGCGCGGGATGCCGTACGGGAGCCGGAGGCGGTACGGCACGTGGTGCCGCACGCGGTGCGGCGCGACGCCGCGCGGTGGGACGCCCGGCGCACCCGGCACCTGCGGCTGCGGCTGGCGGACCCCGCCCGCCGCGCCGAGGCGCGGCGGCTGCTCACGCTCGTCCTCGACGTGCCCCCGCTGCCCGGCGCCGACCCGGCGGTGCTGGTCGCCGAGGTACCGGACGGCCGGCGGGCCGTGGACGTCCTCATCGAGCTGGCGTGGGCGCGGATCGAGCTGGACGGGTTCGGTCTCGACGCCGCGGCCTGACGGCCCGCGCCGGGAGCGGTGACGAGGGAGCGCGCCCGGCGCCGGCCGTCAACTCCCGGGGACCCGCGGACACTTGGCGGCACGCCCGGCACGTATCGTGTGGCGCGTCCATGCAAAAAAGTGATGGCGCGGGCGAAGAGGGCGGTGACACGATCCCCCGGTGGACTCACGATATCTGCGCGCTTTCGTGACGGTGGCCGAGACCGGCGGGATATCCGCGGCGGCCGAACGGCTCGGGTACGCGCAGTCGAGCCTCAGCGCCCAACTCCGCCGCCTGGAACAGGAACTCGGCGTCACCGTCGTCGTCCGCACCTCCACCGGCGCGTCCCTCACCGAGGCCGGGAGCCGGCTGCTGCCGTACGCGCGCGAGGCGCTGGAGATCGACGAACGCATGCGCAGTGCCGCCGCCGCCTCGCGGCCCCGGCTGCGCATCGGCGCACCGGAGACGCTGGCGGGCGAGTGGCTGCCGGACATCGTCACCGCGCTCGACTACGGTGCCGGCGGGCCGGACGCGGACGCGGAGATCAGCGTCGTCGTCGGGTCCCGGGAACGCCTGGCGGAGCAACTGGCCGCCGGCGAACTGGACCTCGCCTTCCACTTCGACGACGGCAGCCG
Proteins encoded:
- a CDS encoding histidine kinase translates to MTAAAQTDANSEHTVFRYLATAIEDGRKTARGARAYARDAGFAAVVALGCVGTMLLAPEGRTGLDALAWVLGTAGSAALVARHRFPRAVLVVTAVAMVAYQLRGYPDGSPVLPLLVAVYRCIRGGHRAFFAVVALASLAVSLGSLPLLPLSDEALRAALEKRFLSFGWVVACAMAAAMRIQHEAMLAQAEERAAENAQRSADEERLRIARELHDTLTHSISVIKVQAGVAVHLSRKRGAEPPPALLAIQEASGDAARELRATLHVLRSTDGGAEGVGLERLPELVERARGAGVPATVAVAGERPVLPAEVDRAAYRIVQESLTNAARHAGPAAAVGVQVSYAPDRVVVQVDDDGAADPAAPPEPGIGLTGMRERVTALGGELHAAPRPEGGFRVRAELPVRQPAGPAAKAAP
- a CDS encoding DEDDh family exonuclease, with product MLEDRAAPLSPRQVAQQQPLPGTDPVERHQAIPAPGIPAPGAPADRWPADYPEAYAVVDVETTGLRSDDRIVSAAVYRLDARGTVEDSWYTLVNPRRDPGPVWIHGLTREMLADAPLFPEIAEEFTARLEGRVLVAHNAVFDWMMIAREYARAGLTAPVRRRLCTIALARQLRLPLPNARLASLAAHFGVAQRRAHDAEDDARVLAEIFRPSLRQAAEAGARLPLLACQPLTEWAEQAPAGAAGGSGGTRSPGGHGAYQWRTWRPNRRLPPSPYPNPGRYVRGGRLRQGMRVAFSGDTSVDRSLLEDRAVEAGLHVAASVSRYTSVLVTNDPGAPTSKVTRAAAHGTPVIDEAAFLHLMRDVEPADTRPAADGGAG
- a CDS encoding SDR family oxidoreductase gives rise to the protein MDLGLNDRAYVVTGGSRGLGLAVAEQLLAEGAKVVISGRDKDRVANATAALGGSAVGVAADNADPGTPDRLIAAARERFGRFDGVLISVGGPPAGNATANTDAEWETAFGSVFLGAMRMARTAAGELAEGGVIGFVLSGSVHEPIPGLTISNGLRPGLAGYAKSLADDLGPRGVRVVGLLPARIDTDRARELDALSGDAEAARARMEAKIPLGRYGTPEEFGRTAAFLLSPAASYLTGIMLPIDGGMRRSI
- a CDS encoding SURF1 family protein, translated to MYRFLLSRQWVIVTLVAVLLIPVMIQLGFWQLHRHQDRVARNDLVARNLTAKPVPVDRLTREGRPVPRADTWRTVTATGAYEPKREVVVRQRLGADDKQGYFVVTPLRLADGSAVLVNRGWVPAGADLTTFPEVPPPPAGEVTVTGRLRPDETTGSGIRDKAGLPDRQVMLINSADQAADGLPGPVLCGFVELVGTSPRPAGRQPEPVAEPDHSSIGVHIAYAIQWWIFAAAVPFGWWVLVRRERRDREEVAAKAAHDEPAEDSSTRDGPGPDDPAAEGQAPGATAAGGAGETAAAPARPAADDDRAPSLAPAE
- a CDS encoding response regulator transcription factor; the protein is MIRVLLVDDQALIRGGFRALLDAEDDIEVVGEASDGAEGARLAARHRPDVALVDVQMPVLDGIEATRRIAADPELAGVHVVILTNYGVDEYVWGALRAGAAGFLVKDMEPEDLLHGVRVAARGDALLSPALTRKLIQEYVSRPAGGAPDADDALRDLTRREREVVTLVGGGLSNEEIAARLHISPITAKTHVSRAMTKLGARDRAQLVVIAYETGLVTPRGPAAGQPSG